Part of the Ruania alba genome is shown below.
GTGGCTCCGCCGTCGAAGGTGAACACCGCCGTGGCCACCGCGTTCCCGGCGAACCATGACCAGCTCGGGTTGGAGGATTCGCAGTAGACGCTCACGGGGTCGGCACCCATCAGGTCCCGCGCCAGGTCGAACTGGTGGATGGCCATGTCCACGATCAATGGTTCGGCCATCTGCTCACGGAACCCGCCGAAGTGCGGGGCCTTGGCGAACTCGCACCGTGCGGTCTCCACCGGGCCCAGTTCGTCGAGCACCGCACGCAGCGCCGCGAGCTGGCTGTAGTAGCGCCGGGACTGGGAGATCATCAGCAGCTGCTCGGCCCGGTCGGCCGCCGCGATGATGGGCAGGCACTCGGCCACCGACTCCGCCATCGGCTTCTCGCACAGCACCGGCAGGCCCAGGGCGAGCGCCTCACGGTTCACCGGGCTGTGCGCTGCCGGCACTGTCACGTTCACGACGGCGTCCGCTGGCGTGGCAGCAACCAGTTCCGTGATCGAGGTGCTCACCGGGGCCGGTCCGGCTCCGGTCTCCGCCAAGGCAGCCTGTGCCACTTCCACGTCCAGGTCCACGAGGCCGACCAGCTCGACGTCCGCATTGGCGGTGATCGTGCGCAGCCAGGCTCGCCCCATCCCGCCGGCGCCGACCTGAATCAGCCGCAGCGGGGCAGCCGGATCGCCAGTCACGCTCATTCGGCGCTCTCGATCGGTCCGGTGTACCCGTGCCCGGTGAAGAACTCACCGGACTCGTAGCGCAGCAACGTGGGTGTGGTGCGTTTCGGCCGCACCGTGTGCGCCCAGGCGACGCCGTTGGCGATCACCGTGCGGACGTGCTCGTGGTGGTAGACGGGGAAGTCCTGGTCGCCCGGGGAGAAGAAGAAGATCTTGCCGTGGCCACGCTTGAACGTGCAGCCGGAACGGAACACCTCTCCCCCGGTGAAGGAGGAGATGAAGATCAGCTCATCGGGTGCCGGGATGTCGAAGAACTCCCCGTACATCTCTTGCTGGTCGATGATGATCGGGTTCGGCACGCCCTGAGCGATGGGGTGGGTGGGGTCGACGGTCCAGACGAGCTCACGGTCCTCCTCGCTGCGCCAGCGCAGCGTGCAGCTGGTGCCCATCAGCTTGCCGAAGATCTTCGACCAGTGACCCGAGTGGAGCACCAGCAGTCCCATGCCGTCGAGCACGTGCCGGTGCACGCGGTCCACGACGTCGTCACGCACTTCGCCGTGGGCGGCGTGCCCCCACCAGACCAGCACGTCGGTGGCGGCCAGCACTTCCTCCGTCAGGCCGTGCTCCGGGTCGTCCAGGGTCACCGTGCTCACCTGGACGGCGTCGCCGAGGTTCTCCCGGATGCCCTCGGCGATGGTCGCGTGCATACCGTCGGGGTAGATCTCGGCCACGTGCGGCTCGATCTGTTCGTGCCGGTTCTCGCCCCAGACGAGCACGCGCAGAGCGTCGGCATTCTCAAGGTTGGTCATCATGGTCCCCTTCTGAGTCGTCCGTCTACTTCACCGCTCCGCCGGTGGCCCCGGCAGCGATGTACTTCTGAGCGGCCACGAGCAGCACGATCGCTGGGATCGCCGAGAGCACGGCAGTGGCCATCACCGCACCCCAGTTCTGTACCTGAGTGCCCAGGTACTGGTAGATACCGAGGGTCACCGGCCGAATCTCGTCGGTGGTGGTGAGGGTAAGCGCGAACAGGAAGTCGCTCCACGCGAACAGGAACGTGAACAGCCCCGCGGTGATGATCGCGTTCCGGCTCACCGGCACCACGATCGAGACGAAGGTCCGCATGAGCCCGGCACCGTCCACCCGGGCGGCCTCGATGATCGCCGGCGGTACACCGAGCATGAACGAACGCATGATGAGGATCGCGAACGGGATCGCACTGGTGGAGTTGGCGAGAATCAGCCCGGGGATGGAGTTCAGCAGCCCGAGTCCTTCGTAGGCGCTGTAGAGCGCGTTGGCGATCACGATGCCCGGGATCATCTGGGAGACCAGGATGGCCAGTAACGCCAGACCCACCCAGCGGAACCGGAACTGTGCCAGGGCGAAGGATGCCGGTGCGGCCAACGCCAGACTGAACGCCACGGTGCCGAGCGCGATGATGAGGCTCGTCACCAAGTTGGCGCCCTGCTCGCTGATGGCGCGGGCGTAATTGTCGAGGCTGGGCTGCAACGGGATCAGATCCGCGTTGAGAGTGTTGCCCGAGGGCTGCAGCGACGCGTTGACCATCCAGTAGACCGGGAACAGCATCACTGCCAGGATCAGCACTCCGGCCGCCGTCAGGGCTACTTTTCGCAGGTCGATGTCGTCGCCGGTGCGGCGGTTCGGTTCCGCCGGAGCGGAGGTCGTGGTTGTCATGCCTGCCTCCTCACTCGTCCGCCGCGTGGCGCCCGCGGCGCAGGTACACCACGGCGAACGCCATCGAGATCACGATCAGGATGTTGCTGAGCGCGGCCCCGTGACCGAACTCGAAGTCCACGAAGGACCGTTGGTAGGACTGCGTAGCCAGTGTCTGGGTGGCGTTCGCCGGTCCCCCGCCGGTCAGACCGAGGATGATGTCGAGGACCTTCAACGTGTAGACCACACCGAGGATCAGCACCACTGAGACCACGGGCCGAAGGCTGGGCCAGGTGATGTACCGGAACGCCTTCCAGTGCGTGGCGCCGTCGAGGGACCCGGCCTCGTAGAGTTCGTCCGGGATGGCCTGCACGCCGCTGTAGAGCAGCGTGGTGTTGAACGGGATCCCGATCCAGATGTTCACGCCGATCACGGCGATCAGCGCGATCGAGGGTGAGACGAGCCAGCCGATCGGCTCCACGCCGAACACCCCGAGGAACCGGTTCAGGATCCCGGAGTCCTGCTCCAGGATCGCGCGCCACGTCGCCGAAGAGACGATCAGTGGCAGCAGCCACGGCAGCAGCAACAGCCCACGCAACGTCGCCGAGAGCGGGAAATGCTGCTTGAAGAACAGCGCGAGCGCCAGGCCGATAACGAACTGGAACAGGATGGATCCGGCGGTGAACAGCCCGGTGTTGAGCATGGCCTTGCCGAAGATCGGGTCGGTGACCACGTCCACATAGTTGGCGAGCCCTACCCAGGGCGCTTCCCCGGTGAAGAAGGTCTGCAGGCTGTACTCCTGCAGGCTCATGGTGAGGTTCTTCACCACCGGGTAGCCGAACAGCAGCGCCATGGCGATACCGGCGGGAAGCACGAACAGGATCTTCCCGATGTCGTCCCCGCGGAGCTTGGGCCGCCGGCGGGGCGGGGCAGGCGATGCCTGCCGCGCCTCCGCCGGGACGTGCGTGAGGGAGCTCATGATGTCAACCTCAGCGAGCGGAGGCTTGTGCGAAGGCCTCGTCGGCGCTCGCCTGGCCGGTCAGCGCCAGCTGGATCGCTTCGTAGATCACGGTCGCGGCGTCGGGCCATTCCGGTCCGAGCTCGCCGGTCCGCGACCGGGCGTTGGCCACCTGCTCGGCGAATGCCTCCATCTCCGGCCGTTCGGCGAGGAAGTCCTCGGCGAGGTCGGTCCGGGTGGGGATCGTGTACCGGGACACTGCCCAGTCGAGCTGCTGCTCGGGCGTGTTCAGGCACTCCACGAAGTCCACGGCAACCGCCTGGCTGGCCTCGTCCCCGGTGACGGGCACGGTCCACGCCTCACCGCCGAGCGGTGCGACGGGGGTCTGGCTCGGGTCGTTGACGGGAAATTGCACGACGTCCCAGTTCACGTCCGGCATCTCGTTCATCGACGGGATGTTCCACGGGCCGTTCACCATCATGGCGGCGCGGCCGGCCATGAACTGATCCTTCGCGTCCCCCTGCGACCAGTTGATGACGCTCTCCGACGCCGAACCCGACTCCACCAGGTCCACCCACAGTTGCAGCGCCTCCGCCACTTCCGGACTGGTCAGATCGGTCTCGTCGCCGCCGTTCGTCCACATCGGCGGAAGGAACTGCCACGTGCCCTCGTAGGTATTGATCGCACTGAAGGAGATCCCGTACTGGTCACCCTCGGTGAGGGTGGCAGCGGCTTCGCGCAGCTCGTCCCACGTCGTCGGCGGTTCGACCCCGGCCTCAGCGAGGACGTCGGTGTTGTAGAACAGCGCCAGGGTGTTGGCCACCGGCTGCAGTCCGTAGACGTTCCCGTCATAGGTGGAGGCATCGATCACGCCTTGTGCGAATCCGTCGGTGGAGACCCCGTTCTCGTCGAGCGGGACGAGCGCCCCGGTCTCCGCGATCTGCTGCACGTCCGGGTTGTCGAGCATGAGCACGTCCGGCAGGGTCTGGGACGACGCCTGCTGAAGCACCGTCTGAATCAGATCGGCGCCGGGCACCGTCTCCCGCTCCAGGGTGATCCCGAGCTCCTCGGCGCAGCTGTCCAGGCCGGCTTGGATGAGGGAGTTGTCCGGGTCGTTGTTGTAGTAGTCCAGGACGGACAAGCTGGACACGTCCCCGGTGTCCGCCTCGCCTCCTCCCCCACCACTCGAGCATGCTGCCAGGGCCAAAGCCGCCCCGAGCCCTCCGGCCACAGTCGTCACGATGCGTCGTCTCACGATCAGCTCCCTTGCTGTCTTTCGATGTGTGGGTCATTCGGTGCGCCGCCCCGGTGCCCCTCTTGTGAGCTCGCTGGTTAAGCGCTTAAATGATGTGATGTCGATTGTGCGGCGTACGCTCGGTCGCTGTCAAGGATGGATCTCGAGAAGGCGTCGCTCACGGCGCACGACCACCCGCGAGGAGGAACTGCGATGGTCACCATGAAGGACGTCGCCGAGCATGCCGGCGTCTCCATCGCCACCGTCTCCTTCGTGGTGAATGACACCAAACCTGTCACGCCTGCCACCCGCGCCCGGATCGAAGCCGCCATGGTCGAACTGGGCTACCGCCGCAATGCCGTGGCACGGGCCCTGGCCAGCCGACGCACACGGATCCTCGCCCTCGTGTACCCCGTCTTCGAGCGTCCGTTGAACACCTCCTCGGTAGAGTTCTTCACCAGTGCCGCCGCTGCCGCAAGCGCTCGCGGATACCACCTGGTGATCTGGCCGGTCAGCAACGACGGTCGCGAGTTGGGTGAGTTGCTCGGCCAACGACTGGTGGACGGGGTGCTCCTGATGGAGGTCCAGCTCGACGACTCGCGCGTGCAGGTGCTGGAGCGGTCCGGCACCCCGTTCGCTCTGATCGGTCGCACCCGGGAGCCGGACCGATACCGCTACGTGGACATCGACTTCGAGGCCACCGTGGCCGGCGCCGTCGACCATCTGGCCGCTCTCGGTCACCAGCACCTCACCCTGGTACTCGGCTCCGGCGTGGACCACGGCGATCGCGACTACGGGCCGTTCGCACGCACCCGCGCCGCCTTCGACGCCTTGCTGCCCGAGCGCACCCTGACCGGGCGGACGATTGAGGTGAACCAGACGGAGGACGCCACCGCGCTCGCCGACCGGATCGTCGCGTCCCACCCGGCAGCAACCGGCATCCTGGTGCTGAACGACCACACCGCACTACGGCTTGTGGCCGGGCTGCGCCGGACAGGTCGGAAAGTGCCCGGGGACATCTCCGTGATGGGCCTGCTCGCCGCGGCTGAGAGCGGGATGGTGTGCGACCCACCGCTGACCCTGATGCGCGCCCCCGGGCCCGAGCTCGGCCGGCTCGGCGCGGACGCCCTGATCCGGGATCTGGAGAAGGACGAACCGCTGCCGCCCCGGCTGGTGCCTTGCGCCTTCGAACCGGGTCAGTCCACGGCCCCGCGACGTTCGTCGTGATGGAGCGACGCCGATGTCCTTCGCACTGAGCACTCCCACCGTCCATGAGCTCCCGCGGATTCGCTCCGCGCTCGACCAGTGGCAGCACGACGACGGCCCCGTCCATGTGCATCCAGGAGACCTGGGCTGGTTCGCACTGCGAGGTGCGCCAGCGACCGCCGACGCCTTGCGGGTCTGGTCGGCGAACGAGCGCAGCGTGGCCCTCTCACTCCTGGACGGCCCTCAGTTGCTGCGATTCGCTATGGATCCGGAGTTCCGTCACGACGACGCCTTGGCACAGCGCATCGCCGACGACGTGGGGGAACCGCGCACGGGCGTGCTCGATTCGGGGGCCGCTGCGATCGAGGCACGGGGCGCCGGCGCTCTGGGGGACGTACTCGCCGCTCGGGGCTGGTCGCCCGGCGAACCATGGACGCCTCTGCGCCGAGACCTGAACGACCACGTGGACAGCCCGGATCTCCGGTTCGAATGCCACGAGCCGGATGCCACCGCCGACTGGGTCCGGGTGCACTGGTCCGCGTTTCGCGGCACACCCCTGCCGGCCGAGCGCCTGCGGGATCTCGTCGACGGATGGCAAGCAGCAGCCCGGACGCCGTTCTTCGACTCCGCACGTGTGATCTCGGCGCACGATGCCACCGGACAGGCCGTCGCCGTCACCGCCGTGTGGAGCGCGGGCGTCGGCCGCCCCGGACTGATCGAGCCGATGGGCGTCCATCGGGACCACCGGGGCCAGGGCTACGGCACCGCGATCACCACGGCCGCTGCCGCCGCCCTCCGTGAGATGGGCTCCTCCAGCGCGGTCGTGTGCGCCGAGACGACGAACACGGCCGCGGTCTCCACCTATGTGGCCGCCGGATTCGCACCCCAGCCGAACGTCCGCGACTGGGAACGGGGCGGGTGAACCTGGTGGAGTGTCCGGTCAGCGGCGCAGCACCGGGTTGCCGAGGGTCCCGATGCCGTCGATCTCGACCTCCACGCGCTGACCGACGTCGATCGGGCCCACCCCGGCCGGGGTGCCGGTGAGCAGGACGTCGCCCGGGAGCAGGGTGAAGATGGACGAGGCGTAAGCGATCAGCTCGGCGATCCCACGGACCATCTGGGCGGTGGACCCGTCCTGGCGCGTCTCGCCGTCGACCCGTGCCTGCACTCGCAGGTCGGAGGTGTCCAGGCCGGTCACCAGGAACGGTCCGAGTGGGCAGGACGTGTCGAACATTTTGCCGCGCGTCCACGTCTTGTCCTCCGCCTGCACGTCCCGGGCGGTCACGTCGTTGGCCGCCGTGTAGCCGAGGATGACCCGGTCGGCCTGCTCAGCCGGGATGTCCTTGCAGATGCGGGAGATCACCACGGCCAGCTCGGCCTCGTGGTGCACCTCGTTCGTCCAGGCCGGCAGCACGATCGGGTCGTCCGGCCCCACCACCGTGGTGTTCGGCTTGATGAAGAGCAGCGGCCGTTCGGGCACGTCGTTGCCGAGCTCGGCAGCGTGCTCGGCATAGTTCCGCCCCACGCACACCACCTTCGAACGTGGGATCACCGGGGCGAGCAGCCGGACGTCGTCCAGCGGCACCCGCGCCCCGGTCGGAGTGGGCGTGGTGTACAGCGGGTCGCCGGTGAGGACGACGAGGTCCTCGCCGTCCAGGACGCCGTATCGCGGGTCGTCCCCGGTGGTGAATCGCGCAATCTTCATGAACCCCACGCTAGCGCGCCGCTAAGGTGTGCGGGGTGAGCGACC
Proteins encoded:
- a CDS encoding Gfo/Idh/MocA family protein, with product MSVTGDPAAPLRLIQVGAGGMGRAWLRTITANADVELVGLVDLDVEVAQAALAETGAGPAPVSTSITELVAATPADAVVNVTVPAAHSPVNREALALGLPVLCEKPMAESVAECLPIIAAADRAEQLLMISQSRRYYSQLAALRAVLDELGPVETARCEFAKAPHFGGFREQMAEPLIVDMAIHQFDLARDLMGADPVSVYCESSNPSWSWFAGNAVATAVFTFDGGATFSYTGTWCGPFPETSWNGVWNLGAASGGVRWDGDHPPTAYGPDGASLPVPEREVPEEIAGSLAEFVTCVRTGTEPATAARRNVVSIAMVEAAVRSSAEGRVVTIAEVMQRAREAVGAH
- a CDS encoding ThuA domain-containing protein — translated: MTNLENADALRVLVWGENRHEQIEPHVAEIYPDGMHATIAEGIRENLGDAVQVSTVTLDDPEHGLTEEVLAATDVLVWWGHAAHGEVRDDVVDRVHRHVLDGMGLLVLHSGHWSKIFGKLMGTSCTLRWRSEEDRELVWTVDPTHPIAQGVPNPIIIDQQEMYGEFFDIPAPDELIFISSFTGGEVFRSGCTFKRGHGKIFFFSPGDQDFPVYHHEHVRTVIANGVAWAHTVRPKRTTPTLLRYESGEFFTGHGYTGPIESAE
- a CDS encoding carbohydrate ABC transporter permease, encoding MTTTTSAPAEPNRRTGDDIDLRKVALTAAGVLILAVMLFPVYWMVNASLQPSGNTLNADLIPLQPSLDNYARAISEQGANLVTSLIIALGTVAFSLALAAPASFALAQFRFRWVGLALLAILVSQMIPGIVIANALYSAYEGLGLLNSIPGLILANSTSAIPFAILIMRSFMLGVPPAIIEAARVDGAGLMRTFVSIVVPVSRNAIITAGLFTFLFAWSDFLFALTLTTTDEIRPVTLGIYQYLGTQVQNWGAVMATAVLSAIPAIVLLVAAQKYIAAGATGGAVK
- a CDS encoding carbohydrate ABC transporter permease, with the protein product MSSLTHVPAEARQASPAPPRRRPKLRGDDIGKILFVLPAGIAMALLFGYPVVKNLTMSLQEYSLQTFFTGEAPWVGLANYVDVVTDPIFGKAMLNTGLFTAGSILFQFVIGLALALFFKQHFPLSATLRGLLLLPWLLPLIVSSATWRAILEQDSGILNRFLGVFGVEPIGWLVSPSIALIAVIGVNIWIGIPFNTTLLYSGVQAIPDELYEAGSLDGATHWKAFRYITWPSLRPVVSVVLILGVVYTLKVLDIILGLTGGGPANATQTLATQSYQRSFVDFEFGHGAALSNILIVISMAFAVVYLRRGRHAADE
- a CDS encoding sugar ABC transporter substrate-binding protein → MRRRIVTTVAGGLGAALALAACSSGGGGGEADTGDVSSLSVLDYYNNDPDNSLIQAGLDSCAEELGITLERETVPGADLIQTVLQQASSQTLPDVLMLDNPDVQQIAETGALVPLDENGVSTDGFAQGVIDASTYDGNVYGLQPVANTLALFYNTDVLAEAGVEPPTTWDELREAAATLTEGDQYGISFSAINTYEGTWQFLPPMWTNGGDETDLTSPEVAEALQLWVDLVESGSASESVINWSQGDAKDQFMAGRAAMMVNGPWNIPSMNEMPDVNWDVVQFPVNDPSQTPVAPLGGEAWTVPVTGDEASQAVAVDFVECLNTPEQQLDWAVSRYTIPTRTDLAEDFLAERPEMEAFAEQVANARSRTGELGPEWPDAATVIYEAIQLALTGQASADEAFAQASAR
- a CDS encoding LacI family DNA-binding transcriptional regulator, coding for MVTMKDVAEHAGVSIATVSFVVNDTKPVTPATRARIEAAMVELGYRRNAVARALASRRTRILALVYPVFERPLNTSSVEFFTSAAAAASARGYHLVIWPVSNDGRELGELLGQRLVDGVLLMEVQLDDSRVQVLERSGTPFALIGRTREPDRYRYVDIDFEATVAGAVDHLAALGHQHLTLVLGSGVDHGDRDYGPFARTRAAFDALLPERTLTGRTIEVNQTEDATALADRIVASHPAATGILVLNDHTALRLVAGLRRTGRKVPGDISVMGLLAAAESGMVCDPPLTLMRAPGPELGRLGADALIRDLEKDEPLPPRLVPCAFEPGQSTAPRRSS
- a CDS encoding GNAT family N-acetyltransferase yields the protein MSFALSTPTVHELPRIRSALDQWQHDDGPVHVHPGDLGWFALRGAPATADALRVWSANERSVALSLLDGPQLLRFAMDPEFRHDDALAQRIADDVGEPRTGVLDSGAAAIEARGAGALGDVLAARGWSPGEPWTPLRRDLNDHVDSPDLRFECHEPDATADWVRVHWSAFRGTPLPAERLRDLVDGWQAAARTPFFDSARVISAHDATGQAVAVTAVWSAGVGRPGLIEPMGVHRDHRGQGYGTAITTAAAAALREMGSSSAVVCAETTNTAAVSTYVAAGFAPQPNVRDWERGG
- a CDS encoding fumarylacetoacetate hydrolase family protein — encoded protein: MKIARFTTGDDPRYGVLDGEDLVVLTGDPLYTTPTPTGARVPLDDVRLLAPVIPRSKVVCVGRNYAEHAAELGNDVPERPLLFIKPNTTVVGPDDPIVLPAWTNEVHHEAELAVVISRICKDIPAEQADRVILGYTAANDVTARDVQAEDKTWTRGKMFDTSCPLGPFLVTGLDTSDLRVQARVDGETRQDGSTAQMVRGIAELIAYASSIFTLLPGDVLLTGTPAGVGPIDVGQRVEVEIDGIGTLGNPVLRR